TCCATCGGTAGTAATTATGGTCTTTATAACTACTTTATTACTAATAAAAAACTCGGTTATTCCAATTATTCTTTAATAAATCAATTAAAAAGTGTATCCGTGTTAGTACGTAAATAAAATAATTTTACCGTCAATCAAATTACAATGTAAAAAATATTCGTAAGCAGTTAAGTATACTTTAAACAATTTTCTTGTGGTCATTAAACAAACTTGATATATTGAAGGTAAGTTGATAGAAAAAGCCTCTTCTAGCTAAAACTGAGATTGCTTGCTGGGACTATATTTAACGAGAAAAAAGCCTGTACTAAGTTGAGATTATTCTTTAAAAAAGTTTTATTAATTTGCTTATTGTAATTGTTACTGCTTCAATATTATTTTCTACGTATTTGTTCGTAATTGTCAGCTTTTCTTAATATTTTACTCTTAGCAGAAGCTCTTAGTTGTTTGCTGATATCGCTCAAAATAACAGAATTATCATCGAATAGTAGATACTTGTACTGACATCTATCCTAAGTAATAAATGAGCTAGCATGAAAATGTATTAAAGAAGACATTTTAAATGTAAATCTTAAGATAGATGCGATTCTAGAAAATAAAGTATAAGCTAAGGCAGTTTTTTCATGTAAAAAACTTCCTTGGGACAGAGGCACCACTGCTTTAATCTCCCCTGCTCCCTGCCTCGTTCCCCCCTGCCTCTTCTTGACGGGGACGAGCATCATAATGTTATAACGGCATCAGTCTAGATCCAAAATAGGGAACATCAATTGATGATTAATTGCTGGTGCCTAGAGAGAGTTAAACTTAGCTTCTAGAGCAAACCCTGATTAGACAAGGTTGATAAGCAATGCTAATGCCAGCACTGCTGATATTTTTAGGCAGGTGGGTCAAGAGTGATGAATGAAGCTGACACCTCAAATAAGGGGGCTGTGATGGAATCCCTAAATTCTGCTAATTCGCCACAATCGGAGCAGGCGAGTTGTCCCTTTTACTCAGTTGTGCCTAATGACAATATGGCAGTTAAACAACTGCCACTCCTCATGCCGGCTGAAGATAGACAATTTTCAAAAGATACCACCCAGCAGGACTGGGTTGCAGAGCCGGAAATCGGCAAGCAAGCACTTATTGATTCAGAATTTCAGAACCTGCTGGCATTGAACGAAGAATTGCGTGCAGCTAACAATAACTTGTATGAACAAGTAGAGCAGCTAAAAGACAACCTAGCTGAGTCTGAAAAGGTTTTGCAGTGGCAGAAAACGCGCTCTAGCGTTACTGAGTCGATGCTCAACCAACATACTCAGGAATTAGCTGCGGCTCAAGAACAGATAAAATCTTTATTTCAACAATTAGAAATTGCTGTACAAACTATTCAACGTCAGGAAATTTTCACTGATAGTTATAAAGCACAGCTACAAATTAGCCAGCAACGCCTTGCCCAGCTAGAGCGAGAATGTACGTTGTTACACACTAATAACAACGAACAGTCTGAGCAGTTATTGCAGTCAGAAACTGTTTGTCGGGAGTTACGTACTAGGCTGATGCGACAACAACGTCAGACGCTGCAATTTAAAGCAGCTCTGGAAAAATGTTTAGATACATCGGTTCCTAGCTATGACTCTTTAGAAGATACTGCACAACACCCCAAAGACATAACTAGCGGACAAGGAAGATTTTCTAGAAAAGCTCGGTCTTTGTTTCCTAATGCCCAGCCAATTAAACCTTGGTCAGCAGAATCAGAATCATTGACTGAAAATGAAGATGATTCTTGGGGTGAACCGTCAGCACCAATCCCATTCCAAAGAACTGAGCCGACTCCACCGCCATCATCTTCTTGGAACTGGTCAGTTAAAAAAAATACCCCAAAAGCAGCAGAACCTCCTGCTCCCTTTCCAAAAATTGACGATTCCCCAGATACACCTGAAGCTGTTTCAACTTCGGGCTCATCCAATTTAGATCAGCAATTAGATAGTCTCATCCAAATGTTTTTCACTTCCCAGCCTCCATCTACATCACCACCGCCTACTGCAAAAACAGATGTGGATGCTAATAATGCCCCTGTCTGGGAGACTTTGGCAACAATTATAGAAGACGATGAAAAAGTAGAAAATCAACGGGAGAAGGAGTTGGAGGCAGAAATTAATCCCCCTGTAACTACCTCTACTTCTTGGACGACAGATTCTGTACTTTCACCAGCCAATAACTTACTGCTGTCTTCTACCTCCTTCCACACTGAGCCGCCTATTGGAGAAGCTGAAGATTACTGGTCAGAAGTTTCTCAATTGTCACAGTTGGAATTGTCAGAAAATGATTTTTCCTCAGAGTCATTAGGTGATAACACCAATGACGGTAATTCACCTTCACCTGTGGTTTATCCCCAACGTCCACCCAAGGGGCGTAAGTCGTTGGCATCTGTGGAACTACCGAATTTTCGCCCCAAGAGTCAATAGTCATTTGTCAATAGTCATTTGTCATTTGTCTAAATACTAAGACCAATGACCAATGACTAATACAACTCTTAGAGAGGCTGCGCCCTAGGCGTAGCTATGCCGCAGGCTTTACGACTACGCGGTAGTTGGGCGCAGTCGAAACTCACTACAAGTGACCAATTACCAATAACCAATAACCAATAACCAATGACCAATGACTAATTGAGAATCCTTGCTTCTGACTTCGGGATTACGGCTTCTGGGTTTGTCTTTGCTACTTGAGAGCGCGATCGCGGTTTGCCTGTGGCGATCGCATAATTAATCGCCAATAGCCACAGCCACAAGCCAGGATTTCGGGGTTCTAACCAAAAACCTACCCGGTTTAAGAAGCGCCCAAACCAGGGGCTTAGCAAAGCGCTAACGAGAGCATGACGACCGAAATTGAAATAACTACCAAGCCATCGCATTAAATCTCTAGGCCCAGCTAGTTCCCAAATCCATAAAAGTAAGGCAGGATTTTTCCTAGCGGCTTTGAGTGCTAGGCGATTAAAGGTTAACCAATCACACCTATCTTTGATAAAGTTATCTGCTACTTCTTGGGGTTCATCTGCTAACAATCCAAAGAAGGTGTTGAGCATAGAGTTAATGCGCTGGGGTGGTAAGAATTTCCCAGTGGGTACCATCATGCCTTTGGAAAATAGCCAAGTCACGGAAACATTGCTTTGATAAGCTCGAATTTGGTTCAAGTGGCGGAAACTCAACAAGTCATGTTTGAGAGCAGTATCCAACAGTGTTGTTAAGCGCTCTAAGTTGCGAACTAGCGAACCAAAACCGGTGAAGACGAGGGGAGATTGAAGTGATGCCGCATCACCGATCGCAATCAATCGATCGAAGGCAACTGTGCGATCGCTACTTCCTACACTAAAATGCCCTGGTATATACCCAAATGTCGGCTTCTTCCACACCAATTTGTCCATATCGCACCTGCGATACTCTGGCAAAATCGTGAAAAAGTCCTCGTACATCTCTAGCAAAGAACCAGGATTTTCAGCATTGACTTCATGGTAATGAAATAAATAAATCGTCAATTCATCATCTGCTGCGGGAAACAGTTCCCAAATTAACTGCCTTCCCCGCGAAATATCCCCATGACTATAAAGAACGTCCCCGTATTGCGAATCCCATACTCCCGGCTCAAATCCGCTCTCAATTGCCGCACCTACTGTTGGGCATACGCTATCAAAGGCACGACCACCATTTAACTGCCAAGCGATGGGTGAGGCAGTTCCCATTGCATCTATTAGCAGTCTTCCACTTACTTGTTTTTCAACCTGACTAGGTAAGTGCTTGACTTGCAACAGAACTTGTGATATATCAATATCTGCACGCATAAATTCTGTTTCATCCCAGATTTCGCCGCCTGCCGCTTGCAGCTTTTGCCCACACATTTGGAGCCATTTTTCGGAATCTAAGCCTAAATTTAGGACTGTGGGTGTGTGCAGAACGGGCGATCGCAGTTTGGATGGATTGTTCGCATCAAAAAACTTATTGAATCCATCTTTGTATTCCCTAGCAATGATGGTTTCTAACTCAGCGGGGGTGACTAAACCCAGGTTAACCAAGCTTTGAATCTCATCGCGAGAAATATTCCATTCTCGGTTCATCCGGCCAAAGGGCATTCGTTCCACCAGCAGGACTTTATATCCTAGTTTTGCCATCAATGCTGCATGAATCGCGCCTAGTGCGCCGCCGATATAAATCAGGTCGTAAGTAGGGGATGAGGAGGATGATGAAGATATTATTTTTCCATCTCTCCCTGCTCCCCTGCTCCCCTGCTCCCCTGCTCCCCTGCTCCCCTGTCCCCTGTCCCCTCGACTGGAAAACACAACTTGACGCGGCTGCTGCGGATTTCGTACTCCTTCGCGCCACCGTTGTTCCCACCAGTAGGCACGTGTTAGATCGTATTCACCGTTGGGCATTTTCTGAAAATACTTGACGGTGAGGGGGTAAGCAGAGGCTAAAGCGGCAAAAATCGATTGTTGGGAT
The Nostoc punctiforme PCC 73102 genome window above contains:
- a CDS encoding NAD(P)/FAD-dependent oxidoreductase; its protein translation is MREILYLEVPTPDIETVRSWLQTDFEPGNGEKVLTLEGFRLKIPSAKTPAGAALSENLPVELSVFVWSVQRTTYLKVFRWAEQPFPCEGQILQRLTKEIRSRFPHHYPEPPPIDLSQQSIFAALASAYPLTVKYFQKMPNGEYDLTRAYWWEQRWREGVRNPQQPRQVVFSSRGDRGQGSRGAGEQGSRGAGRDGKIISSSSSSSPTYDLIYIGGALGAIHAALMAKLGYKVLLVERMPFGRMNREWNISRDEIQSLVNLGLVTPAELETIIAREYKDGFNKFFDANNPSKLRSPVLHTPTVLNLGLDSEKWLQMCGQKLQAAGGEIWDETEFMRADIDISQVLLQVKHLPSQVEKQVSGRLLIDAMGTASPIAWQLNGGRAFDSVCPTVGAAIESGFEPGVWDSQYGDVLYSHGDISRGRQLIWELFPAADDELTIYLFHYHEVNAENPGSLLEMYEDFFTILPEYRRCDMDKLVWKKPTFGYIPGHFSVGSSDRTVAFDRLIAIGDAASLQSPLVFTGFGSLVRNLERLTTLLDTALKHDLLSFRHLNQIRAYQSNVSVTWLFSKGMMVPTGKFLPPQRINSMLNTFFGLLADEPQEVADNFIKDRCDWLTFNRLALKAARKNPALLLWIWELAGPRDLMRWLGSYFNFGRHALVSALLSPWFGRFLNRVGFWLEPRNPGLWLWLLAINYAIATGKPRSRSQVAKTNPEAVIPKSEARILN